In Mytilus edulis chromosome 4, xbMytEdul2.2, whole genome shotgun sequence, the following proteins share a genomic window:
- the LOC139518469 gene encoding C-C chemokine receptor type 1-like: MNSSDYIDYTNYQEYKTGVFLWKILPPILIILGTTGNILSIIVLRRKNIQKSVCSIYLIVLAISDLFVLYTGLLRQWINVVFEVDIRELGTGICKLHTFIVYFSLDFSSWILIAVTVERVFLVWFPHKAKTACTKKKAGISLVSIAAFLLLINSHILYGLEDKESVVNGTVSVEKCYYISDEYNQFWSSSWPWIDLSLFCGIPFCCLLTGNLLIFVKVLFSQRAVKRQIAPSVQTPGSKAQQRDSKLSSMSVMLFTLNTVFLLCTTPISIYLIGYSTWADELVGRGYAVLDMMWAIVNILMYLNNTINFLLYILSGSRFRREFKDMFRRKKNETVTVRNDSITRMNHLTAIQNNRDDTRTTQVPVFHTSA, translated from the coding sequence ATGAATTCGAGTGATTATATAGACTACACAAATTATCAAGAATATAAAACTGGTGTTTTCCTTTGGAAAATTCTTCCGCCAATACTAATTATACTCGGGACAACTGGTAACATTTTATCAATCATAGTTTTGCGGAGGAAAAACATTCAAAAGTCGGTATGTAGTATATATCTAATAGTTTTAGCTATTTCtgatctttttgttttatatactgGACTTTTGCGACAGTGGATTAACGTAGTGTTTGAGGTGGACATACGTGAGTTGGGAACTGGTATCTGTAAACTGCATACATTCATAGTGTATTTCTCTCTAGACTTTTCTTCATGGATCCTGATTGCTGTCACGGTAGAACGTGTTTTTCTTGTTTGGTTCCCACATAAAGCCAAAACAGCATGCACCAAAAAGAAAGCTGGAATAAGTTTGGTTTCCATTGCAGCTTTTTTATTGCTGATTAACAGTCACATTCTCTATGGTCTTGAAGATAAGGAATCAGTAGTTAATGGCACAGTTTCGGTTGAAAAATGTTACTACATTTCCGATGAGTACAACCAGTTCTGGAGCTCATCATGGCCATGGATTGATCTATCCTTATTTTGTGGCATACCGTTCTGTTGCTTATTGACAGGGAATCTTCTTATATTTGTTAAAGTACTGTTTTCTCAGAGAGCTGTTAAGCGTCAGATAGCGCCATCTGTGCAAACGCCTGGATCAAAGGCTCAACAGAGGGACTCGAAATTATCGTCGATGAGTGTTATGCTGTTTACCCTTAACACGGTTTTCCTATTGTGTACCACACCAATTAGCATATATTTGATTGGTTATTCTACATGGGCGGACGAATTAGTAGGAAGAGGTTATGCCGTCCTAGACATGATGTGGGCTATTGTAAATATTCTCATGTATCTTAATAATACCATCAATTTCCTCTTGTACATTTTGAGTGGAAGTAGATTTAGGCGTGAGTTCAAAGATATGTTtcggagaaaaaaaaatgaaacagtaACAGTTCGTAATGATAGTATCACAAGAATGAACCATCTTACAGCTATTCAAAATAATAGGGATGACACACGTACTACACAAGTGCCAGTTTTTCATACCTCGGCGTGA
- the LOC139521441 gene encoding uncharacterized protein encodes MSEYCFDTKTATILDSLLQVVQDLQPRFVKFEQQMEKITVMKSTVNLLAEKVNFVEKHLECAMNRSNEIEGSIENIGHVMHKVIDRCKENILNITSLETAVLQHNDHSEKIDSKLRYMEDDAIELKCRSMKTNLIFTGIRFQPEENTKDKLNSFIKQKLKIDKRVNFVCVHRFWKRGHRGNRPILAKFVSIKDKEIVLKNGYKLKETQFGVKEQFPKEIEQQRKPLYPVAKQARKEKRKVRMVRDKLYIDGDLYKPNTKGDGNENIHDVLSFIQQRNITQQYERSTNEPQLSQLPRVQTIFDYQTVKNSDDSIEEIPNN; translated from the coding sequence atgtctgaatACTGTTTTGACACTAAAACTGCTACGATTCTTGACAGTTTATTACAAGTTGTGCAAGATCTTCAGCCTCGATTTGTCAAATTTGAACAGCAAATGGAGAAGATAACTGTTATGAAATCCACGGTGAATTTACTCGCCGAAAAAGTTAACTTTGTTGAAAAGCACCTCGAATGTGCAATGAATAGGAGCAATGAAATTGAAGGGAGCATTGAAAATATTGGTCATGTGATGCACAAAGTGATAGATCGATGTAAAGAGAACATTTTAAACATAACAAGCTTGGAAACTGCAGTATTACAACATAATGATCATAGTGAAAAAATAGATTCTAAATTGCGTTATATGGAAGATGATGCGATAGAGCTCAAGTGCCGCTCAATGAAAACCAACCTCATCTTTACTGGCATCCGATTTCAACCAGAAGAAAACACTAAGGATAAACTTAATTcttttatcaaacaaaagttgaaaattgaCAAAAGAGTAAACTTCGTATGCGTCCATCGATTCTGGAAAAGAGGTCACAGAGGTAATCGTCCGATACTAGCAAAATTTGTATCAATTAAGGACAAAGAAATTGTGCTAAAAAACGGATACAAATTAAAAGAGACACAATTCGGAGTTAAAGAACAGTTTCCAAAAGAAATCGAACAACAACGAAAACCTTTATACCCAGTTGCAAAACAggcaagaaaagaaaaaagaaaagtacGTATGGTAAGAGACAAATTGTACATTGATGGTGATTTGTACAAACCAAACACTAAAGGAGAtggaaacgaaaatatacatgATGTTTTGAGCTTTATACAGCAGAGAAATATAACACAACAATATGAAAGATCAACAAATGAACCTCAATTATCGCAGCTACCACGTGTTCAAACAATATTTGACTACCAAACAGTAAAGAACTCAGACGATTCTATAGAAGAAATACCTAACAATTAA